One genomic window of Polyangium aurulentum includes the following:
- a CDS encoding RHS repeat-associated core domain-containing protein, with the protein MAGAAKWGDIVAGICFHAVMVPGQPSPVVLPHVYLGAIIDPLGLMFSCALGAGPVLINGRPAVTAATGVKILVPHRPTPPGVSFAPNDTACGTGTVISGSQTVTFGGMSASRSGSIVSTCGFPVNAPGSTVIAVPAGAPVTIGGPEAVNVMAAVLAGIRTKWVSEKMHNFFRIQPRTRISKAICFMTGHPVDVMTGEVLTERLDFELPGPLPLVFEPNYYSQDEGPVGVLGPGWFHPLEVSVHEDAGLLRLRLPDGRLATHDELDEGSSAWRAQDRYTLARDASGYTLTFWDGTRYDLERIGDRHALVRVSDRCGNAITLRYLDGHLHDAADSAGRPLRFIMKGSRLVAVRVQYDSDWHTLVRYAYHDDGYLAEATDPGGHAMRYEYKDGRLVKETKKNGVSFYFEYDAGGYCTRTWGDGGIYERRLVYHKYGFTCQVHDGRGGMTSYIGNGSGLVEREIDQEGTERWYEWDFDCRKVAEMDAHKNRTEWEYDERGNIVVERDPYGRETRFKHSPLNEPVEMTDAAGAKWRWIYDSRGKLVKEIDPLEGVTRFEHDRRGLLTRVEGPTGRTLALEYDAHGNLTSGGYAFDDLGRMVREPEAELALDACGRVVRIDRSDGAWARFKRDAEGLVVEREDERGHTWRYAYTAMDKLATQIDPEGCTVQLGYDSDEHLTSVTNAHGKVYQYVRDRAGRVRQEIGFDKRVTKLYHDQAGYLIRVMGSRWLAIERDKLGRIAKLEMPGRIRPPNPVPETEVVTYEYDARGDLVRAKNGSAVVAFVRDALGRVVEERQGDVRIERGYDAAGAFVLRRTSLGHEARFAWDADGDLETVSFDHDPRFGNFAPESLRAGADGLRAPWKATLRKRFELKLPGGVASRWKRDQFDRPLAHLIRMPGGDTGRRYRWKSADEIGAFVSFDGPDLITFHHDRGGTLVSLMLPSGKTLHRNVDAVGNVFGTRDGEDRLYGLGGRLLVADGVRFEYDTEGQLVARELPNGKRWRYVWDALGQLVEAIRPDGMRVSFAYDALGRRVSKSAGGKTTRFIWDGDELIHELVEGAPLVTWVWEPGTFTLIAKGQGDKRYGVVTDHLGVPMVFTDEQGECVWSGELDVWGSVSHDVAKIDNPWRFPGQYEDEETRFYYNRFRYYDPHAGQYISQDPLGLAGGLGLYAYVRDPLTWIDPLGLIAGPGEDLFVGTYKESRNANIVSGLNKTHTPHHAVQDAMSPAHREAGITINLRRALHEQTLTYRRRLIPRPNLRAYLAADITNLRTILTAAGYDRSAINQQLLELIRQNKAAYGDHMRRSGGKCK; encoded by the coding sequence ATGGCCGGGGCAGCCAAGTGGGGGGACATCGTCGCGGGGATCTGCTTCCACGCGGTCATGGTGCCGGGCCAGCCGAGCCCTGTCGTCCTGCCCCACGTCTACCTCGGCGCGATCATCGACCCGCTCGGGCTCATGTTCTCCTGCGCTCTCGGCGCAGGCCCCGTGCTCATCAACGGCCGCCCTGCCGTGACGGCGGCGACCGGGGTCAAGATCCTCGTCCCCCACCGCCCCACCCCTCCCGGCGTGTCGTTCGCGCCGAACGATACCGCATGCGGCACCGGCACCGTCATCTCGGGCAGTCAGACCGTCACGTTCGGCGGCATGTCGGCCTCGCGCTCGGGCTCGATCGTGTCGACGTGCGGCTTCCCCGTGAACGCGCCCGGATCCACGGTGATCGCAGTGCCGGCAGGCGCGCCCGTCACCATCGGCGGCCCCGAGGCGGTCAACGTTATGGCCGCCGTGCTCGCCGGCATCCGGACGAAATGGGTCTCGGAAAAGATGCACAACTTCTTCCGCATCCAGCCCCGCACGCGCATCAGCAAGGCAATCTGCTTCATGACAGGCCACCCGGTCGACGTCATGACCGGCGAAGTGCTCACCGAGCGCCTGGACTTCGAGCTGCCCGGCCCGCTGCCGCTCGTCTTCGAGCCGAATTACTACAGCCAAGACGAGGGCCCGGTCGGCGTGCTCGGCCCGGGGTGGTTTCACCCGCTCGAGGTGAGCGTGCACGAGGACGCGGGGCTTCTCCGTCTGCGGCTTCCCGACGGGCGGCTCGCGACGCACGACGAGCTCGACGAGGGCAGCTCCGCGTGGCGCGCGCAGGACCGCTACACGCTCGCCCGCGACGCGAGCGGCTACACGCTCACCTTCTGGGACGGCACGCGGTACGATCTCGAGCGCATCGGCGACCGCCATGCCCTGGTGCGCGTGAGCGACCGATGCGGCAATGCCATCACGCTCCGCTATCTCGACGGGCACCTGCATGACGCTGCGGACAGCGCGGGGCGGCCCTTGCGCTTCATCATGAAGGGCTCGCGACTCGTGGCCGTGCGCGTGCAGTACGATAGCGATTGGCACACGCTCGTCCGCTACGCTTACCACGACGATGGGTATCTCGCGGAGGCCACGGACCCCGGCGGCCACGCCATGCGCTACGAGTACAAGGACGGCCGCCTCGTCAAGGAGACGAAGAAGAACGGCGTGTCGTTTTACTTCGAGTACGACGCGGGCGGCTATTGCACGCGCACGTGGGGTGATGGCGGGATCTACGAGCGCAGGCTCGTCTATCACAAGTACGGTTTCACCTGCCAGGTCCACGACGGCCGGGGCGGCATGACCTCGTACATCGGCAATGGCTCGGGCCTCGTGGAGCGGGAGATCGACCAGGAGGGCACCGAGCGCTGGTACGAGTGGGACTTCGACTGCCGCAAGGTGGCCGAGATGGACGCCCACAAGAACCGTACCGAGTGGGAGTACGACGAGCGCGGCAATATCGTGGTCGAGCGCGATCCGTACGGGCGCGAGACGCGCTTCAAGCACAGCCCGCTCAACGAGCCCGTCGAGATGACCGACGCGGCGGGCGCGAAGTGGCGCTGGATCTACGATAGCCGGGGCAAACTCGTCAAAGAGATCGACCCGCTCGAAGGCGTCACGCGATTCGAGCACGATCGGCGCGGTCTCCTCACCCGGGTCGAGGGGCCGACGGGGCGCACGCTCGCGCTCGAATACGACGCGCACGGCAATCTCACGAGCGGCGGGTACGCCTTCGATGACCTCGGCCGCATGGTGCGCGAGCCCGAGGCCGAGCTCGCGCTCGACGCGTGCGGGCGCGTCGTGCGCATCGACCGCTCGGATGGGGCCTGGGCGCGCTTCAAGCGTGACGCCGAGGGCCTCGTCGTCGAGCGCGAGGACGAGCGCGGGCATACCTGGCGATACGCCTACACGGCGATGGACAAGCTCGCGACGCAGATCGACCCGGAGGGCTGCACCGTGCAGCTCGGGTACGACAGTGACGAGCACCTGACCAGCGTCACCAACGCCCACGGCAAGGTGTACCAGTACGTACGCGACAGGGCGGGCCGCGTCCGACAGGAGATCGGCTTCGACAAGCGCGTGACGAAGCTCTACCACGATCAGGCCGGCTACCTGATCCGCGTCATGGGGAGCCGATGGCTCGCAATCGAGCGCGACAAGCTCGGCCGCATTGCCAAGCTGGAGATGCCGGGACGCATCCGGCCGCCGAATCCGGTGCCCGAGACCGAGGTCGTCACCTACGAATACGACGCCCGTGGCGATCTCGTGCGCGCGAAGAACGGCTCGGCCGTGGTGGCGTTCGTGCGCGATGCGCTCGGCCGCGTGGTCGAGGAGCGCCAGGGCGACGTCCGGATCGAGCGGGGCTACGACGCCGCGGGCGCGTTCGTCCTGCGCCGGACGAGCCTCGGGCACGAGGCGCGCTTCGCCTGGGATGCCGACGGCGATCTCGAGACCGTGTCGTTCGACCACGACCCGCGCTTCGGCAACTTCGCGCCCGAGTCGCTGCGCGCGGGCGCCGACGGTCTGCGCGCCCCGTGGAAGGCGACGCTGCGCAAGCGCTTCGAGCTCAAGCTCCCGGGCGGCGTCGCGTCGCGGTGGAAGCGCGACCAATTCGATCGGCCGCTCGCGCACCTGATCCGCATGCCCGGCGGCGACACGGGGCGCCGGTATCGGTGGAAGAGCGCCGACGAGATCGGCGCGTTCGTCTCCTTCGACGGCCCCGATCTGATCACGTTCCACCACGACCGCGGCGGCACGCTCGTCAGCCTCATGCTCCCGAGCGGAAAGACGTTGCACCGCAACGTGGACGCCGTCGGCAACGTCTTCGGCACGCGTGACGGCGAGGATCGCCTGTACGGCCTGGGAGGGCGGCTGCTCGTGGCGGACGGCGTGCGCTTTGAATACGACACCGAGGGGCAGCTCGTCGCGCGCGAGCTCCCGAACGGCAAGCGCTGGCGCTACGTGTGGGACGCGCTCGGGCAGCTCGTCGAGGCGATCCGGCCGGACGGGATGCGCGTGAGCTTCGCGTACGACGCGCTCGGCCGGCGCGTCAGCAAAAGCGCAGGCGGCAAGACAACGCGCTTCATCTGGGATGGCGACGAACTCATCCACGAGCTCGTCGAAGGGGCGCCGCTCGTGACGTGGGTGTGGGAGCCAGGCACGTTCACGCTGATCGCGAAGGGCCAGGGCGACAAGCGGTATGGCGTGGTGACGGACCACCTTGGCGTTCCGATGGTCTTCACGGACGAACAGGGCGAATGCGTCTGGTCCGGCGAGCTCGACGTGTGGGGGAGCGTCTCCCACGACGTCGCGAAGATCGACAACCCGTGGCGCTTCCCGGGGCAGTACGAGGACGAGGAGACTCGGTTTTACTACAACCGATTCCGCTATTACGACCCCCACGCGGGCCAGTATATCAGCCAAGACCCCCTCGGGCTGGCGGGAGGTCTCGGGCTGTACGCGTACGTGCGGGATCCGTTGACGTGGATCGATCCGCTGGGCCTCATTGCCGGCCCGGGGGAGGATCTGTTCGTGGGGACGTATAAAGAATCGCGTAACGCGAACATTGTCTCCGGACTCAACAAGACGCACACGCCCCATCATGCAGTGCAAGATGCCATGAGCCCCGCACATCGTGAGGCGGGCATAACCATCAATCTCAGGCGTGCGCTTCACGAACAGACGCTCACCTACCGGAGAAGACTGATTCCACGTCCCAACCTGCGCGCATACCTTGCTGCAGACATAACCAACCTAAGAACAATTTTGACTGCGGCTGGTTACGATCGATCTGCGATCAATCAGCAACTCTTGGAGTTGATTCGGCAAAACAAAGCAGCCTACGGGGATCATATGCGTCGTTCTGGGGGCAAATGCAAATGA
- a CDS encoding type VI secretion system Vgr family protein, whose translation MAILDISHTVAHVIDRLRALLGGAYPDFTFAWEGGDGWDELLVVRFSAREELSRLFRYEIDLLLRGYGEIDVDDMLGTNACLRIATLSSPGYRIVHGVITHAEQLADVPEGRRYRVTLEPPLALADYCTRSRIFLDKTLRQIIDEVVAPLFTRSDGAHAQGDDDHPHGYAPATRRFCYRVTDTSRLDNPEARPYCVQYNESDFAFLSRLLEEEGISYHFEHSGGSCLLVLADGNEGRPRLGHAVDTTSLRHGARLRPKAVRLGDYDYRKPGVPPRAQAGKHPELYEQRYPGAFRTLGAPLAQARLDRHATEASYATGTGGGRARVLFAGAISQGYLVTRLEFRGEQAGVLSVASEDKHEPFVASYELARGARFRPARATPKPRIGGSQTAFVAGSDDEFHVGEFACVRLRFHWAEEHSCWVRVSHLFAGASHGALFHPRVGDEVIVQFLDEDPDCPIVTGRVYNGRDLPPSKRKEVSVMRSASTPGGGVVNEIALDDTAGQERLSMHAGRDLASHAGNDRSETVTNNASSKVGVDRAEHTGANRSTAVGGNNGEHVAGNETVGIGGNQATTVGANQSTSVGANQSIAVAANQTATIGGAQALSVAGVQSVHVGADRGLEVGGSLSEAVAGSSSHTVAGNRAVSVGGNQETNVGGNQVVAIGGNVVESIGGALGLSAGASAEAAIGADASLATGGSVACNAGGAVAITAQGDGGVRATALALVGIAELVLSVGGSSIRLTPGCIDIVSPCVKIAGGAVSAVGGTVGLN comes from the coding sequence GTGGCAATACTCGACATTTCCCACACCGTCGCGCATGTCATTGACCGCCTGCGCGCTCTCCTCGGCGGCGCGTACCCCGACTTTACCTTTGCGTGGGAAGGCGGCGACGGGTGGGACGAACTGCTCGTCGTGCGCTTCTCGGCGCGCGAAGAGCTCTCACGGCTCTTCCGCTACGAGATCGACCTCCTCCTCCGTGGCTACGGCGAGATCGACGTAGACGACATGCTGGGGACCAATGCCTGCCTGCGCATTGCGACGCTCTCCTCGCCCGGTTACCGCATCGTGCACGGCGTCATCACGCACGCCGAGCAGCTCGCCGACGTGCCCGAGGGCCGGCGCTACCGCGTGACGCTGGAGCCGCCGCTCGCGCTCGCCGACTACTGCACCCGCTCGCGCATCTTCCTCGACAAGACGCTGCGCCAGATCATCGACGAGGTTGTCGCGCCGCTCTTCACGCGCAGCGACGGCGCCCACGCCCAGGGCGACGACGACCACCCCCACGGCTACGCGCCCGCCACGCGACGCTTCTGCTACCGGGTGACCGATACCTCGCGGCTCGACAACCCCGAGGCGCGGCCGTATTGCGTCCAGTACAACGAGAGCGACTTCGCCTTCCTCTCGCGCCTGCTCGAAGAGGAGGGCATCTCGTACCATTTCGAGCATAGCGGCGGCTCGTGCCTGCTCGTGCTCGCGGACGGGAACGAGGGACGCCCGCGGCTCGGGCACGCGGTCGACACGACCTCGCTCCGGCACGGCGCGCGGCTGCGCCCGAAGGCCGTGCGGCTCGGGGACTACGACTACCGCAAGCCCGGCGTCCCGCCGCGCGCGCAGGCAGGGAAGCACCCCGAGCTCTACGAGCAACGCTATCCCGGCGCCTTCCGCACGCTCGGGGCGCCGCTCGCGCAGGCCCGCCTCGATCGGCACGCGACGGAGGCCTCCTACGCTACGGGCACGGGCGGGGGACGGGCGCGCGTGCTCTTCGCGGGGGCGATCTCGCAAGGCTACCTCGTGACGCGTCTCGAGTTCCGCGGCGAGCAGGCCGGGGTCCTCTCGGTCGCCTCGGAGGACAAGCACGAGCCCTTCGTCGCGTCCTACGAGCTCGCGCGCGGCGCGCGCTTCCGGCCGGCGCGCGCGACGCCGAAGCCGCGCATCGGTGGCTCGCAGACGGCGTTCGTGGCCGGGAGCGACGACGAGTTCCACGTCGGCGAATTCGCGTGTGTGCGCCTGCGCTTCCATTGGGCTGAGGAGCACTCGTGCTGGGTGCGCGTGAGCCACCTCTTCGCCGGGGCGTCGCACGGCGCGCTCTTCCATCCGCGCGTCGGCGACGAGGTGATCGTCCAGTTCCTGGACGAAGATCCCGACTGCCCGATCGTGACGGGCCGCGTCTACAACGGGCGCGATCTGCCGCCCAGCAAGCGAAAGGAGGTCAGCGTCATGCGCTCGGCGTCCACGCCTGGCGGCGGCGTGGTCAATGAAATCGCCCTCGACGACACCGCGGGCCAAGAGCGCCTCTCCATGCACGCGGGCCGCGATCTCGCCTCCCATGCGGGCAACGATCGGAGCGAGACCGTCACGAACAACGCGAGCTCCAAGGTCGGCGTCGATCGAGCCGAGCACACCGGCGCGAACCGGAGCACGGCCGTTGGGGGCAATAACGGCGAGCACGTCGCGGGCAACGAAACCGTGGGTATCGGCGGAAACCAGGCCACGACGGTCGGGGCAAATCAGAGCACGAGCGTGGGTGCGAACCAGAGCATCGCGGTTGCGGCGAACCAGACCGCGACGATCGGCGGCGCACAGGCGCTCTCGGTCGCGGGGGTGCAAAGCGTGCATGTGGGCGCGGACCGCGGTCTCGAGGTCGGCGGGAGCCTGAGCGAGGCCGTCGCGGGCAGCTCGTCGCACACGGTCGCCGGTAACCGAGCCGTGTCGGTCGGCGGCAATCAGGAGACGAACGTGGGCGGCAACCAGGTCGTCGCGATCGGCGGCAACGTCGTCGAGTCGATCGGGGGCGCGCTCGGCCTGAGCGCGGGCGCGAGCGCGGAGGCCGCCATCGGCGCGGATGCCTCGCTCGCCACGGGCGGGAGCGTCGCGTGCAACGCGGGCGGGGCCGTCGCCATCACCGCCCAGGGCGACGGCGGCGTGCGGGCCACGGCGCTCGCGCTCGTCGGGATAGCGGAGCTCGTGCTGAGCGTCGGGGGCTCGTCGATCCGGCTGACCCCGGGCTGCATCGATATCGTTTCGCCGTGCGTGAAGATCGCCGGGGGCG
- a CDS encoding HNH endonuclease signature motif containing protein, which translates to MPRPSAPETPIKRYRRVVREVLEARGRFCECCGTPARHVHHIIPCSITGMASELVFDPANMMVICNDCHMLMHPLIRRPSWTKAAKGRGIGLNR; encoded by the coding sequence ATGCCGCGCCCCTCCGCCCCTGAAACCCCCATCAAGCGCTACCGGCGCGTCGTGCGCGAGGTGCTCGAGGCCCGCGGGCGCTTCTGCGAGTGCTGCGGGACGCCCGCGCGCCACGTTCACCACATCATCCCTTGCTCGATCACCGGCATGGCCTCGGAGCTCGTGTTCGACCCCGCGAACATGATGGTGATCTGCAACGACTGTCACATGCTTATGCACCCCCTGATCCGGAGGCCGTCATGGACCAAGGCAGCCAAGGGCCGCGGGATCGGCCTCAACCGCTGA
- a CDS encoding HEAT repeat domain-containing protein, translated as MSEISKDSALDFLAKHQPMPPDRELSEEQIVTYDEIRKYFIANPAIECIPLLLNSFGDGGGFGVYQLVEDVFIGFSPEDVVPHLAVALRSPHAGVRFWSSQIAQSFPDPRLTDALVALLADEHCVPFAVTALEMIGDPSTIPALEATLQRTSDAYDRGVITQAIDALRPRSET; from the coding sequence ATGAGCGAGATTTCTAAGGATTCGGCGTTAGATTTCCTGGCGAAGCATCAACCAATGCCGCCGGACAGAGAACTCTCCGAAGAGCAGATCGTAACATACGATGAGATTCGAAAATACTTTATCGCCAACCCCGCAATTGAATGCATTCCACTGCTGCTCAATTCATTTGGAGATGGAGGCGGATTTGGAGTGTATCAGCTCGTGGAGGACGTTTTCATTGGCTTTTCACCGGAGGACGTTGTTCCGCACTTGGCAGTTGCACTACGCAGCCCTCATGCCGGGGTAAGATTTTGGAGTTCACAGATCGCGCAATCGTTCCCGGACCCTCGTCTTACCGACGCCCTGGTGGCGCTTCTGGCGGACGAGCACTGCGTGCCATTCGCAGTCACGGCTCTAGAGATGATCGGCGACCCATCAACCATCCCAGCGCTCGAGGCGACATTGCAACGTACTTCTGATGCCTACGATCGAGGGGTGATCACCCAAGCCATCGATGCGCTGCGTCCACGATCTGAGACGTGA